Proteins encoded within one genomic window of Spirulina major PCC 6313:
- a CDS encoding manganese efflux pump MntP family protein, whose translation MEVLTLSLLGVGLAADAFTVSVTSGLLIQRIKLNKALKIALFFGGFQALMPILGWLIGLSFREWIVEIDHWVVFGVLGYIGGKMIYEAVWGDDETVAFNPLEFYTLLGLAIATSIDALATGLGLAVIHTSIFMAAALIGIITFTLSLIGVFLGHKLGDILSTKADIVGGVILIAIGARILWEHLGLIA comes from the coding sequence ATGGAAGTCCTAACATTGTCACTCCTTGGGGTGGGTCTTGCTGCTGATGCGTTTACCGTTTCCGTCACCAGTGGCTTACTAATTCAGCGGATTAAACTGAACAAAGCTTTAAAAATTGCGTTGTTTTTTGGTGGCTTTCAAGCCCTGATGCCAATTTTAGGCTGGCTGATTGGGCTGAGTTTCCGGGAGTGGATTGTTGAAATTGACCATTGGGTTGTGTTTGGGGTCTTAGGCTATATTGGCGGCAAGATGATTTATGAAGCGGTGTGGGGTGACGATGAAACTGTGGCTTTTAATCCGCTGGAATTCTATACATTGCTAGGATTAGCGATCGCCACCAGTATCGACGCTCTCGCCACGGGTTTAGGGCTGGCCGTGATTCACACATCTATTTTTATGGCCGCCGCGTTAATCGGGATAATCACCTTTACCCTGTCGTTGATTGGTGTCTTTTTAGGCCATAAACTCGGAGATATTTTAAGCACGAAAGCGGATATTGTCGGGGGGGTAATTTTAATTGCCATTGGAGCGCGAATTCTGTGGGAGCATTTGGGACTGATCGCCTAG
- a CDS encoding DUF790 family protein, with translation MLPSDLLSYRFNGETVIPKRLPLSAAILDLATEQLECFECCVGKTQGELDAELQELEGESTDYRVRRGFAHILRNSFSTFEIVSPLEPQALRDRTFTLAAAQPPLPNQRTQTLETLAHHLSQELKRPVTPLDLDHGLYADLPENRILTSFDPPTPEALIHRYNLSQVQGIFYKVSEVMINAHRNVPGEYKLLFRYLKLFQLMTYIEGDVDHGFTISLDGPTSLFKTSTRYGLAFAKMLPALLHVKKWSLSATLHHKDSYTKTVRTGRFTLNDRCDLVTHYAPGKPYDSLLEESFVKRWQKTKTDWQLEREVNLIPIPGSVMIPDFRLVHPDGRDYILEIVGYWRPEYLRKKFSQVRQSGVDNLILAISERLNLGKAGVDPATVPAQVVWFKDKLNPKGVLEVLDCGGDKRG, from the coding sequence ATGCTGCCGAGTGATTTACTCAGTTATCGGTTTAATGGGGAAACGGTGATTCCGAAACGCTTGCCGTTAAGTGCGGCGATTCTTGACCTAGCCACAGAACAACTAGAATGTTTTGAATGTTGCGTGGGCAAAACCCAAGGGGAACTCGATGCAGAATTACAAGAGCTAGAAGGCGAGAGTACGGATTATCGAGTCCGGCGGGGGTTTGCCCATATTTTACGCAATAGTTTTAGTACGTTTGAGATTGTTAGTCCGTTGGAGCCGCAGGCATTGCGCGATCGCACCTTTACCCTCGCCGCCGCCCAGCCCCCCTTACCCAACCAACGCACCCAAACCCTCGAAACCCTCGCCCACCACCTCAGCCAAGAACTCAAGCGCCCCGTCACTCCCCTCGATCTAGACCACGGCCTCTATGCCGATTTACCCGAAAATCGCATTCTCACCAGCTTTGACCCTCCCACTCCCGAAGCTCTGATCCATCGTTACAATCTCTCACAAGTGCAGGGGATTTTTTATAAAGTCAGTGAGGTGATGATTAACGCCCATCGCAATGTGCCGGGGGAATATAAATTACTCTTTCGCTATCTCAAACTCTTTCAATTAATGACCTACATTGAAGGCGATGTGGATCATGGGTTTACGATTAGTTTAGATGGGCCGACGAGCTTATTTAAAACCAGTACGCGCTATGGGTTAGCCTTTGCGAAAATGCTGCCCGCATTACTCCATGTCAAAAAGTGGAGTCTCAGCGCCACCCTCCACCATAAAGATAGTTATACAAAAACCGTTAGAACGGGTCGATTCACCCTCAATGATCGCTGTGATTTAGTCACCCATTATGCACCGGGCAAGCCCTACGATAGTTTGCTCGAAGAATCCTTTGTGAAGCGGTGGCAAAAGACGAAAACAGACTGGCAATTGGAGCGAGAGGTGAATTTAATTCCGATTCCGGGGAGTGTGATGATTCCGGATTTTCGGCTCGTGCATCCGGATGGGCGGGATTATATTTTGGAGATTGTGGGGTATTGGCGACCGGAGTATTTACGCAAAAAGTTTAGTCAGGTGCGGCAGTCGGGTGTGGATAATTTGATTTTGGCAATTTCGGAGCGGCTGAATTTGGGGAAGGCGGGGGTTGATCCGGCGACGGTTCCGGCGCAGGTGGTGTGGTTTAAGGACAAGCTGAATCCGAAGGGGGTGCTTGAGGTGTTGGATTGTGGGGGGGACAAAAGGGGTTGA
- a CDS encoding sulfotransferase family 2 domain-containing protein, whose translation MPLQHYKAILKEITPPILSRNLSAVVKSWSPEPELPPLGSEVIAQNRSRIRGIFMHIHKCAGTSLIHTFEAIPEVISCAARPGNFPARTGWEAIPQDIQRQAYKFTFVRNPYARIVSAYRMFIKTEIWKSLFPTFDDFVEFLQWSDVHHHIVTEDIPTEQFIHTIGNAIHHCSSFHNPKYGCISIWR comes from the coding sequence ATGCCACTCCAGCACTATAAAGCCATCCTCAAAGAAATCACCCCCCCGATCCTCTCTCGAAATCTCAGCGCCGTCGTCAAATCATGGTCACCAGAGCCAGAATTACCTCCCCTTGGCAGTGAAGTGATTGCTCAAAATCGATCCCGTATCCGAGGGATTTTTATGCACATTCATAAATGTGCGGGGACATCTCTGATTCATACCTTTGAAGCCATTCCCGAAGTGATTTCCTGTGCGGCTCGGCCGGGCAACTTTCCGGCCCGCACGGGATGGGAAGCTATCCCCCAGGATATTCAACGGCAGGCCTATAAATTCACATTTGTTCGGAATCCCTACGCTCGGATTGTGTCAGCCTATCGCATGTTTATTAAAACTGAAATTTGGAAATCACTCTTTCCCACCTTTGATGATTTTGTGGAGTTTTTGCAATGGTCTGATGTGCATCATCATATCGTGACAGAAGACATTCCCACGGAGCAATTTATTCACACGATAGGGAATGCCATTCATCACTGTAGTTCGTTTCATAACCCTAAATATGGGTGCATCTCAATTTGGCGATGA
- a CDS encoding alpha/beta fold hydrolase: MQSRPMTQASPFLLFAQHGWADTHHAIQGLAQSLAPHATIIAPDLGWWKTWWRIHPLIATVEQAALQTLRTHPDHPWRIIGHSMGGLIWLELLQRHPDWWSRVEALVLVASPVGGADLGRILDPFGWGLGIAADLGANRRAIAAQIAAQIPTLSIAGDVDGGSDRTVLVQSTQFNHATQRTLPHAHAPLKNHPDLIPLIHQFWAHPTIAPLPPPSDHHSAIAHLRTVPGITDAHPRDATRAPIQHRFPDGSTLRLWHNPFGVLHVFVFDADGDYQYGGFVGRRDRAALLATVDHLTSL, encoded by the coding sequence ATGCAATCCCGCCCCATGACCCAAGCCTCACCATTTCTCCTCTTTGCCCAACATGGCTGGGCCGATACTCACCACGCTATCCAAGGCCTCGCCCAATCCCTCGCCCCCCACGCCACAATCATCGCGCCCGACCTCGGCTGGTGGAAAACTTGGTGGCGGATTCACCCATTGATCGCCACGGTTGAACAGGCCGCGCTCCAAACCCTACGCACCCACCCCGATCACCCGTGGCGGATTATCGGGCATTCCATGGGGGGTTTGATTTGGTTGGAACTGCTTCAGCGTCATCCGGATTGGTGGAGTCGGGTGGAGGCGTTGGTGTTGGTGGCTTCGCCGGTGGGGGGGGCGGATTTGGGGCGGATACTCGATCCCTTCGGGTGGGGGCTTGGGATTGCGGCGGATTTGGGGGCAAATCGTCGCGCGATCGCCGCCCAGATTGCGGCCCAGATTCCCACCTTGAGCATCGCGGGGGATGTGGATGGGGGCAGCGATCGCACGGTGTTGGTGCAATCGACACAATTCAACCACGCAACGCAGCGGACGTTACCCCACGCCCACGCCCCCCTGAAAAATCACCCGGACTTAATCCCGCTCATTCACCAATTTTGGGCGCACCCCACGATCGCCCCCCTCCCTCCACCCAGCGACCACCACAGCGCGATCGCCCACCTACGCACCGTCCCCGGCATCACCGACGCTCACCCCCGCGATGCCACCCGCGCCCCAATCCAGCACCGGTTTCCCGACGGCTCCACCCTGCGACTCTGGCACAATCCCTTCGGAGTGCTCCATGTCTTCGTGTTTGATGCTGATGGGGATTATCAATACGGCGGGTTTGTGGGAAGGCGCGATCGCGCTGCACTACTCGCGACGGTGGATCACCTCACCTCGCTTTAA
- a CDS encoding ISKra4 family transposase (programmed frameshift), translating into MTPEQKRQLKAHTDAIAAILLADAKAKCPERLETLEGIELTVRQQIQAHVSPQVGNFFIVDGSGTTAGKSRTLTSILGDLVLTANQASYYQVKAYSRWSPGFERCCLLLSGAQSYQRAAADVEILTGLKMSRSTHQRLVQRQDFPDLEVSEPSEPVEEMSLDGGKVRLRTPEGEASEWRDYKAVNLHGHGVAAFFGQNEDLVAWLQTQLMASLVVCLGDGHPGIWNLFAQIGAQQNRLEILDWYHLMENLEKVGGSAARLSRVRGHLWRGDVEQALAEFDDWQHPRVDNFRVYLKRHCHRIVNYDYYQCEGISIGSGAVESTVKQFSGRLKLPGAQWKRENVPQVLKHRSAYLNGEFSRMPWLA; encoded by the exons ATGACCCCAGAACAAAAGCGCCAACTCAAAGCCCACACCGATGCCATCGCTGCTATCCTGCTCGCTGATGCCAAGGCCAAATGCCCCGAACGCCTAGAAACCCTCGAAGGCATCGAACTGACCGTCCGCCAGCAGATTCAAGCACACGTCAGTCCTCAAGTCGGTA ATTTTTTTATCGTCGATGGCAGCGGCACCACAGCCGGAAAATCCCGCACCTTAACCAGTATCCTAGGGGATTTGGTTTTGACGGCAAATCAAGCGAGCTACTACCAAGTCAAAGCCTACAGCCGTTGGAGTCCTGGCTTTGAGCGCTGTTGCCTGCTCCTTAGTGGTGCTCAGTCTTACCAACGCGCCGCAGCAGATGTCGAGATCTTGACTGGACTGAAGATGTCTCGCAGCACCCATCAACGCCTAGTTCAGCGTCAAGATTTCCCTGACCTTGAGGTGAGTGAACCCAGTGAACCGGTCGAAGAGATGAGCCTTGATGGGGGCAAGGTTCGCTTGCGCACCCCCGAAGGAGAAGCCAGTGAATGGCGGGATTACAAAGCTGTGAATCTCCATGGGCATGGGGTTGCCGCCTTCTTCGGGCAGAATGAGGATTTAGTGGCTTGGCTCCAAACTCAACTCATGGCAAGCCTAGTGGTTTGCCTGGGCGATGGTCATCCTGGGATTTGGAATCTATTTGCCCAAATTGGAGCGCAGCAGAACCGACTGGAAATTCTCGACTGGTATCACTTGATGGAGAACTTAGAGAAGGTTGGGGGTTCAGCGGCTCGTTTATCCCGAGTCAGAGGCCATTTATGGCGAGGAGATGTTGAGCAGGCGTTGGCTGAGTTTGATGATTGGCAGCATCCACGAGTGGATAATTTCAGGGTCTATCTCAAGCGTCATTGCCACCGGATCGTCAATTACGACTACTACCAGTGCGAGGGGATCTCCATCGGGTCTGGGGCGGTTGAATCCACGGTGAAGCAGTTCTCAGGACGGTTGAAGCTGCCGGGAGCGCAATGGAAGCGGGAGAATGTGCCCCAGGTGTTGAAGCACCGCAGTGCCTATCTCAATGGAGAGTTCTCTAGGATGCCGTGGCTGGCATGA